In Anaerolineales bacterium, one DNA window encodes the following:
- a CDS encoding 2-isopropylmalate synthase, with protein MTNTNYVKIFDTTLRDGEQSPGATMTSAEKLEVAHNLARLGVDIIEAGFPAASPDDLEAVRRIALEVGNPAVPAALSVSKGEHEAKIPVIAGLARANKSDIDKAWQAVQGAKKPRIHTFLATSPIHMQHKLKMDPEEVVQRVSEMVAYAKSLCDDVEFSPEDAGRSDPEFLYVVLGEAIKAGATTLNIPDTVGYTTPDEFYALIKGIIENTPGMHAGITVSVHCHDDLGMATANSLAGIRAGARQAEVTINGIGERAGNTSLEEVVMTLKTRHPVFGLDTGIDTRQLSRISKLVSNYTGIVVQPNKAIVGSNAFAHEAGIHQDGMLKHQTTYEIMRPEDVGVNQTNLVLGKHSGRHALRNRLAEMGHSLDEVELDKAFARFKELADRKKVITDLDLEALIADEFYKPRDVYLLNGLQVTCGTMGMPTATVRLRGPDSVVHTHAAMGTGPVDATYKAINAIVNVPCTLLEFNIHAITEGIDALGEVTVRIQGKNGHTTMDAQAEVEYPRVYGGHGADTDIIVASAKAYINALNKLIIAQTETHERVVNDFGVMLG; from the coding sequence GTCAAGATATTCGACACAACATTACGCGATGGTGAGCAATCTCCGGGCGCGACGATGACCTCAGCCGAGAAATTGGAAGTGGCGCATAATCTGGCGCGGCTTGGCGTGGACATCATCGAAGCAGGATTCCCCGCAGCGTCTCCCGACGATCTGGAAGCCGTCCGCAGAATCGCGCTTGAAGTGGGCAACCCAGCCGTCCCCGCCGCCCTGAGCGTGTCGAAGGGTGAGCATGAGGCGAAGATTCCCGTCATCGCAGGGCTGGCGCGGGCGAACAAATCCGATATTGACAAGGCGTGGCAAGCCGTCCAGGGTGCGAAGAAGCCGCGCATTCACACCTTCCTTGCCACGTCGCCGATCCACATGCAGCACAAGTTGAAGATGGATCCCGAAGAGGTGGTGCAGCGCGTGAGCGAGATGGTGGCGTATGCGAAGTCACTGTGTGACGATGTGGAGTTCAGCCCCGAAGATGCGGGACGCTCCGACCCTGAATTTTTGTATGTTGTGTTGGGCGAGGCGATCAAAGCCGGTGCGACCACGTTGAACATTCCCGACACGGTCGGCTACACCACGCCCGATGAATTTTATGCGCTCATCAAAGGCATCATCGAGAACACGCCGGGGATGCACGCAGGCATCACGGTCTCGGTGCATTGCCATGATGACCTGGGCATGGCGACTGCAAATTCGCTTGCAGGTATCCGCGCAGGCGCACGCCAGGCGGAAGTGACGATTAACGGGATCGGTGAGCGCGCTGGGAATACTTCGCTGGAGGAGGTGGTGATGACGTTGAAGACGCGTCATCCTGTCTTTGGGCTTGATACTGGAATTGACACTCGTCAACTCTCGCGCATTTCCAAACTGGTCAGCAATTACACAGGCATTGTCGTCCAGCCGAATAAGGCCATTGTCGGGTCGAACGCGTTCGCGCATGAAGCGGGCATCCATCAGGACGGCATGTTGAAACACCAAACCACCTACGAGATCATGCGTCCCGAAGATGTGGGCGTTAATCAGACGAATCTCGTGCTGGGCAAACACTCGGGACGCCACGCCCTGCGCAACCGGCTCGCGGAAATGGGACACTCGCTCGATGAGGTCGAGCTCGATAAAGCCTTTGCGCGTTTCAAGGAGCTGGCAGACCGCAAGAAGGTCATCACCGATCTCGACCTCGAAGCCCTGATCGCGGACGAGTTCTACAAACCGCGCGATGTGTACCTGTTGAACGGCTTGCAGGTAACCTGCGGGACAATGGGCATGCCGACCGCCACCGTCCGTTTGCGCGGGCCCGACAGCGTCGTCCACACGCACGCGGCGATGGGCACGGGTCCTGTGGACGCGACATACAAGGCGATCAACGCTATTGTCAATGTGCCGTGTACACTGCTGGAATTCAACATCCACGCCATCACCGAAGGCATTGACGCGCTCGGTGAAGTGACCGTGCGCATTCAGGGGAAGAACGGTCACACCACGATGGACGCGCAGGCCGAAGTTGAATATCCGCGCGTCTATGGCGGTCATGGCGCGGATACGGACATCATCGTCGCCAGTGCCAAGGCGT